CCAGTGTCTGGCGTTGGGGAAGGAACCTCACTCTGATAACGTGCCCACTGTGTGCCCGGCACCATGCCAGTcactttccctcctccctgctctgccccccTTTGTGGTGGAGACAGTAATTATTACCACATATTAAGGGTGAGGAGACCCAGGCTCAGAGAGctcaagcaacttgcccaggacCACACAGCGGGCAGCGGGCAGAGTAGGGCTGCTGTGTGAAGCCCGGTCCCCTGCTACGTGCTGCAGGGAGGCAGCCCCCCGACTTAAGCTGGCCTCGGCTCCGTGCACACTCTGGGGCCCCCGGTGCCCACCTTCATAACCAGGAAGAAGGCGAGGGTCCCAAAGATGGTGAACCGCGGGTGGTACCATTCGAGCCACAGGTTCTGGGGGTCGGGCTCCTTGGGCCAGGGTGGGGACGAGTTCCTGGTCATCAGTGCCCAGGAGTTGTTGTCGAACAGCGAGTCCAGATGCTCACCCATGGACAGCTGGGGCGGGGGAGGTCGGAATCCGCATGAGGGGGCTAAGCCATAGTCCCCAGTCCCCGCTCACTGCCTGACCCCGCCTCAAATCCTactctgccacctcccagctgGGGGACCCTGGGCACAGCTCTGACCTCCCTGAGCTgtgttttcctcatctataaaaggagcCCAGGCATCTCCCTTATGGGGCGTTGCAGGGTAAGTGAGATAAGGCACAAAAAGAGGGGCCACGAGTGGGGCTCCCCTCTCCCGCCACCCCCAGCTCAGCGCCCCTTACCCGAGAAGCTATGAAGCGGCCGACGCCGGGCGGGTAGGTGATGGAGGCGAGAACCAAGGCCGCCAGGGCGGAGTACAGAGGCTTGCTGTTGGGGGGGGAGCTCCAGTGCcggccctcctcttcccccaccccgtGGGGGAGATGGGGCCctgcccaggcaggagcaggccCCCACCTTAGGACTAACTCCAAGGCAAGAacggaggggagggagggcaggagggggacaTGGGCTCCAGGCCCTGGATCATGGGGTCAGCCCCACACTCAGTGTGACCAGTGCAGGGCCCGGGGGTTGCGGGGGGTGGGTGGGAAAGAACTCGGGGCAAGGGCAGActgggagggaggacagagtggggccaggctggggtgggggtcatGCATCCTGGGGCAGAAGGAGGGCTGCCCAACGCCAAGGCCAGGGGGCAGACAAGGTTTAGGAAGGAGGGGGCTACCAAGGGGGCTGGGGCTCAGTGAGGGGTGTGGGCTCAAGGCAGGGGTTGGGGGCTTCAGTGAGGTTAGAGGGCAGCCCAGTAAGGTGGGAGGGGCAGTGACCATGGGGGTTTGGAGAGGGGGGTTAACAATGAGGGCTGAGGGCTCCACACAGGGGGTGTGGGCTGGGGAGTGGTTTGGGGGCTCAGTGGGAGGACAGGGgctcaggtgggggtggggctttCTATATAAGGTTGGGAGTCCAGGGGGGCTCCCTGAAGGTCCCCGGGCCCCAGCCCAGAGCTCACCTGGTGGCCAGCAGTTTGGAGAAGAACCAGTTGGTCTTGGTGAAGCCGAGGAAGGTTCGCTGGCAGAAGAGGTAAGCGCAGCTCAGGACACCACAGATGgccctggggggcgggggcaggtgaGTCCAGAGCCCTCCCCAGTGCCAGGGCAGCAGTCCAAGCCTGGGGGAGGCCCCGACTCACCCCAGTGCCACAAAAAAGAAGATCTCTGGCAGGTCGTAGGGGATGTCCACTGGGAAACTGGTCTTGAAGAGGCAGGTGATGGtctctggggaaggagggacGTGGGGAGCAGCGATGGCACTGCTACCCCACCCAAACCAAGTCCCAGATCAACAGGCGGCGGTGGAGGAGGTGCCAGGTCCTGACTCCAGGTATCCGTTTCCTGGCATTCGAGGCCCCCACTCCCCCTGCCCTGCGGTTCCCCTGCCCGCAggtcccctcaccccaccctgcgTGCTCAGTACGGTCCGTTCCCTCCCAGGCTCCTAGAAGaaggtgggagaaggaaggaggagggggaggaagggagggtgaaggggcagggaaaggaaggggaggcgaggaggagggaagaggggaagcGCCAGGGGTCGCACAGCCCCGTGGGGCTCACCTTCCTCGCTGTTGAAGACCGACAGCAGCCGGAATGTGAAGGCCCCACAGGTGGCAGCGAAGAAGCCCCTCCAGTAATCCCAGACAGAGAAGTGGGAAGACATGACCTCGATGCTGAACAGGACGCCTGGCGGCGACACTGAGCTCAGGCGGACCCCCCCAATCCCTGGATGCAGGGTCcagtgtcccctcctccctgaCCCTGTGTCCTGCTGCCCTACAGCAGGGACAGACACCAGGAGGGGAGGGCCTGGGCCCGGAGGACCCCGCTGACCAGGGACCGCGTCCAGCCAGCCCCGCTGTCCAATGCCCACACGTGCCGTTCTCCTCGCCATGGGGCAGGGGGTATTACGAcccctgttttacagaggaggaaaccggGCTCAGGCCAGTTGGCTGGGGTCCCACAAGTCTGCCCAATGTAACCCTGAAGCCCCTCGACACCCCTTACACCTGGGGTGGCTGTGCCCAAGGCAGAACTGAATTGAGAACTAGCATTAGCCCCAGTCCCCCCTCCAGGCCTCTCGGCTGggcagagagagggcaggagTGTGAGGGGCCCCAGGGTGCAGGGGAAGGAGTGAGGGAGCCCCAGGGTGCAGAGGGAGGCGTATGAGTGGTCCCAGGGTGCAGGGGAGCAGTGTGAGGGGGTCtagggtgcagggggaggggtgTGAGGGGTCCCAGGGTGCATGGGGAGGGGTGTAAGAGAGCCTTAATATACAGGGGCAGGGGCGTGAAGGAGCCCCAGGGTGCAGGGGGTGTGAGAGAGAGGGTCTCACCGCTGAAGGGTGCTGCGAAGACTGTGGCCACGCCCACCGCCGCCCCTGCCACCAGCATTTCATTTTGCTTGCTCTTGTTCTGCGGGGAGGGGAGTCCTGGGCTCAGAGTcagcccctcccccctctccttccttcccactcctcCACAGGAAGCCCACCCTGAGCCCTTACCCCAGGCTCCCCGATGGTCTTGGTGCGCACACGGCCCAGGTAGGCAGCAATCATCACAGACAGGTGCACGAAGGGGCCCTGCAGCGGCGAGGTGtgggcacagggcacagggaCAGGGCACGGGGACGTTCCCTGGGGCCCAGGGTAAGGGGAGCAGAGGGAGCCTCACCCAGAGACAGCATGGCCTCCCCCCTCCTCCATCTCCCCGACCTCCAGGGATGTCCTGGGGTGGCTTTTGTCACACTCTGGGGACCTGGCCTGTCTCTTCCCCCAAGTCTGAGCTCCCTGAGGCAGAGACAGGCCTGAGTCCCCTCTGACCCTGCTTTGGTGGGCGATGAGGGaaagggggcaggggcaggtgggtgcCCTCGTGCCTGCCCGTACCACTTTGCCCAGGAAGATGGTGCTGCCGGCGGCCAGGGTGCAGGAGAGGCCCACCACCTTGGCCCCGAAGTTCTTGATATCCAGGTAGTCTTCCAGGACCACCCCCGACAAGATGGTCTTCAGCTCTGGGATTCCGGAACCTGGgcgggaggcaggcaggggcaagACGGGGGCAGTTGCTAGATCAAAACTCCTAACACTCTACAGTGTTTGCACGTTATGCTCTGGCGGATCCTCATAAACCCTCTGACACTGGGATTCACGAActcgttttgcagatgaggaaactgagctgtCCGTGTTCGTCCAGCTGGTCCTGGCAGACAGCTGTGGCAGCATGGGGGAACCCAGGCTAGAATCTCAGGCCACCCCTGGACACATCCCTGGAGCTCCCACCTGCCGGCCTGGAGCTGGAGGCACTGCTGAGAGGCCTGGGGGAGCTGTGTCCCCTGCACCAGCCCTTCCCTGGCACCGGCCACTGGCGCAGACCCTGCAGGGGAACCTGCCCCGGTCCTCCTGCCACGGCCCCGAGGAGCCCTTGGAAAGCAGGAAGAGCCAGCAATGACTCAACAATCAAGTTCTGGcttttgctgtgtgactttgggcaagtgacatgacttttttttttctttattttatattttttaatttttttttttttttttttggagacaaggtctcactctgttgcccaggctggaatacggtggtgtgatcctagctcattgcagccttgaattcctgggcccaagcgatcctcctgcttcagcttcctgagcagctggaactataggcatgtgccaccacacctggctaatgttttattttattttatttttttagagatggggtctcactctgttgcccaggctggtctcaaacttctggcctcaagcaatcctcccgcctcagcctcccaaagcactgggattacaggcatgagccatggcactcGGCCTCAACATGACCTTTCTGAGCCTGCTTCTCCGGCTGTGAAATGGGGCTGCTGCCTCCTGTCTTCCCCGTCAGAAGCACCGTGGCGGATGAAAAGGTTTCACCCATGGGGACTGGCGTGACGACTGTGGACTCACCTCCAGAGAAGGGTGTGATGCTCTGGGAGAAGCCCGAGGAGAAGGAGACGAGGGCCACAGGGTACACGGTCCAGGAGAGATACCGGAGCAGGTGGCTGTCCCCAATCTCCCGGTACAGCCACTTATGCGCTGGGGACAGCCAGGTATCAGGGAGCCACCCACAGCCTCTGAAGCCCTCAGGGCCAGACCCTCACTGACcaggaaatggaagctcagagaggggaggccCAGGG
Above is a window of Lemur catta isolate mLemCat1 chromosome 3, mLemCat1.pri, whole genome shotgun sequence DNA encoding:
- the CLCNKA gene encoding chloride channel protein ClC-Ka isoform X2, giving the protein MEELVGLREGSSGDPVTLQELWGPCPRIRRGIRDGLEWLKQKLFRVGEDWYFLMTLGVLMALISYAMNFAIGRVVRAHKWLYREIGDSHLLRYLSWTVYPVALVSFSSGFSQSITPFSGGSGIPELKTILSGVVLEDYLDIKNFGAKVVGLSCTLAAGSTIFLGKVGPFVHLSVMIAAYLGRVRTKTIGEPGNKSKQNEMLVAGAAVGVATVFAAPFSGVLFSIEVMSSHFSVWDYWRGFFAATCGAFTFRLLSVFNSEEETITCLFKTSFPVDIPYDLPEIFFFVALGAICGVLSCAYLFCQRTFLGFTKTNWFFSKLLATSKPLYSALAALVLASITYPPGVGRFIASRLSMGEHLDSLFDNNSWALMTRNSSPPWPKEPDPQNLWLEWYHPRFTIFGTLAFFLVMKFWMLILATTIPIPAGYFMPIFVFGAATGRLLGEALSVTFPEGIVAGGVTNPIVPGAYALAGAAAFSGAVTHTISTALLAFELTGQIVHALPVLMAVLAANAIAQSCQPSFYDGTIIVKKLPYLPWIRGRKIGSHGESALDLGGPLPALHSCYPHWDVGSWSWN